The sequence TGAAACTAAAAAAGACACTACAAAATTCACCAATATACATACatgaaaaatccatcaaaatacatttcataacaaaatatttttattttccctcgGCGAGTATcacaaaattttcctttaaaaattaCCTTACATTTATTAACTTATTAGTTAATAACTTGCCACTAAAATACTACAAAATGCATGTTGTAAACAGTGTATATTAACTCCTATTAACATACGCGGAATATGCTTTGATTTTCTTATTCCTTATCCATCAGAGCCAACAATGATTTCATAAGTAGCAGCAAAGCATGTCTTGAAGTTGTATCATGGCAATGTTCTGTTTTTTCGGTTCCCCAATGTTCAATTGCTCTGCATTTTCAAGACTGTCACATAAGCTTAAGTTTCTTAGAATGTGATTCACCATCGTCTTCTACCTCAAGAGAGCCAACAGCTTCACTTCCACTTGATTCACAACATTCATTGAAGTTTCTCTTATTCTTTCTTTCGGTTTCTGCATCACATCTCTCCATGTCTTGTTTGTATACAAACCGAACCCCAAACTTCTTAATCTCGCCATACTCACTTTCATTGTTGTTGACATTGCCTAAAAATGGATAAACAGGACAGACATGGAAAGAGGCCTCAGTACTACAAGTAGAGGGCCAATCTAGTCCATTCATTTCTTTGCTAGATTCCAAAGACAGTCTTTCTACATACCAAATGAACACGTGATCTGAACTGAACTTGTTATACTTGTGGGACGAAGTATAATTATGATATTCGTAAAGACTACCATCATCGATGGTTTTGAAATTCAGTTTACAACTAGTATCTAACGTTGCATTTCTGTCAATTTTATTCCAATGAAAAACAATACAGAAAGCTAAAGCCAAGAAGTCACCGTCATTCCAATATGGAGGAAGcataatattattgattgaaGTCCCACAAGTTTGATGGTTGAACCACTCCGGAATTTCATCTCCTGGGTAGAAAAAACTGTGATAAGGTCTGACCTGTTTCATGAACATGGGAAATTAATCAACTTGCTCAAAAATTATAAACCATCTCGGCACAtgaagagaaatatatatacataccctTCCAAATTTTATACGAGCCAGAATTTGAATTATTGCACGATGAGCTATCATGGTGTTGTGTGTATTCTGATCCAATTTTTCACATCCGTAAAAGTCAATATAATCATCAAAATACCTATCTACAATGTAATCGGCCAGATGGTGTAATAGTGGAGCCCTCCATTTTGAAATGTTCTCCAGTGATGTGCAGCCAATTGCAGACAAATCAAAACACAGCGATGGAAGCTCCGGTAAAGATTTCAATCTCTCACAATTATCCACCTGCAATTGGTGCAAAGACGGTGGAAGGGAAggcaatttttgaatttttgaacagAAGTGAAGCCCTATCGTCTCAAGGTTCCTTAAATTACATAGACTGTTGGGGAGAAACTCAAGATCCTTACAACTATCTATAAATAAATCTTCGAGGGATACTAGATTTTCAATGGACTCTGGCAACTCTTTAATCCCTGAGAAAGATAACAAAAGTTTTCTCAAGTGTTCCATGGGCTCCAAGATTTCTGGAAACGTTTTCAATTTCTCACAACCACGTAGATCTAATGATTCAAGAGAATTCAAATGACAAATGCTTGTTGGAAAACTTTTAAGTCTTTTACAATATGACAAATCTAATTTAACAAGACCCAACAGATACTCAATTGATGGGGGCACGGTTTCTATTGCTGTCTCACTCAAATCTAAATATCTTATATTGGGTGCAAACTTTTGAGAAATGTGAGCCTGAGATGAGTAGAGACATAAATTGCCTGTAAAACTTTGGATGCAACTTTTGAGATATGTGAAATCCTTCCAAAGATTCTTAACGCCTCCTAGCCTTGCAGCATCCAAGTATCCCTCTGTTCTCTTTGATATATCTTCAAGATCTCTGAGTTTGGAGCAGCCATTTAGATTTAGATAAGTAAGCTTCTCAAGATTTTGAAGAGATGAAAGAACCTGAACCAAACTTGTACACCCTTCAAGATTTATACTTTCCAGATCTGAAGACTGTGACAGATCTGGTAGTTGAATAAGGAACTTGGAATAACTGAGATCGATCCTTCTTAACACTGGAAGAGACTGTAACAGAAGGAGAAAAAAACGATTATGTTAATTAGTATGCAAGTTCATAGTATCTAATTATAGTACAGCATATGTATTAAGCATACCTTAACTTCATGATTGTCCCAAAGTTTTCGAACATGACTGCCACGTAGTACCAGTTCAACAAGATTTTCAGGAGAAAAATTTGATGGCAAAGATTTTAAAGGATACAAATCCCATTGAAGATATGTTAACTTATCAGGAAGATAAGAACCAAGACCTTGGGGGAGGTACAGTTTGAACTTATTACCAATATTGTCAGAACAAATTTTGAGAATTCGTAGATTATACATCTCTGAGAAGGTTGCATGGCACAATTTTATGTCTTTATGAATTTCAGACATGTTGAATGAGATGCCTTCAACCGCTGCAGTTCCCTGAAAATCAAATGTACATCAACATATTTAATGATACAATATAATTAAAGGATATCTATTAATGAAAATCAAAGGTACTTTTGTTTCTTGGAAATAATTTTGGATTTAGTGTTTATTTTACAAGAAAATGTCAgtcatttttaaaagaaatcaatGGTGCATTAGCACTTACTGTATTTCTTTCCAAGACATGGCAAACATCTTCAACATCCCACAATCGACTACGTTTGCCAGGTTCTTTGTGTTCATCACAGACAATTGTCTTACCCACCTGCCGCAACAAATCGTGCATCCATAGCTCGTTGTCTTTACGACATTCAATCAAAGACTTTTCAATAAGAACAGTTAATCCTATTTTCACAAATGAATCACCCACATCTAACATGTTTTCTACATCATCTCTGGTAAAAGATTGATCAATTAGACATGCAATGTCAAGAAATAGATTTTGGACCCCTTTATCATCTAGTCCATCGTAACTGATTCTCAGAACATCTAAAATGTCCTTGTTAGGAATTTTTTTCAGTTTATTTAATGCACTTTCCCATTCATCTGTGCTTTTGGAATGCAAGAAAGAACCCAAGACTTTCAGAGCTAATGGATTTCCATCAGCATAGCTGGTCACATGGTTTAACAGCATTTCATAATCTTTTGGAGGAGAACTTTTTCCAAAAGCATGCAAATTGAAAAGCTCTAAAGATTCAATCTCATTCAACCCTTCAAGCTTGTAAATATCATCAGCTTCTTTTTTAATTAGCACTTGCCTGTTTCTAGTTGTGATAATGATTCTACTCCCAGGTGCAAAGTGATCATATCCCTCTACTAAGGCTTCTAATTTGATTGAACTATCCACATCATCTAGAACAATAAGGACCTTTTTACGGCAGAGTTTTTTACGAATAAAAGATGATGCTACAAATGGGGTATCCATCCTTAGAATAGATTCATCACTTAATAACTCAGACAGAAGTTTCTTTCTCAAATGATTTGGTCCATGTCTTAAATATTCTTCCCTAACATTCCAAAGAAAGcagtaactttcaaattgaaaatatgaaaatctTTGAAATATGGCACTAGCAAGGGTTGTCTTGCCAATACCTGCCATTCCCCAGATACCTATAATGCGAATATCTTTTGTGCCAATGGATAATagcaattcaatttttttgatatgCTTTTCAATTCCAATAAAACGTCCCTTGAAATGCTCATCCATCGATAGATATTTCGGCAATTTTAATGAAATGTCTTCAACAATTTTTTGAACTAATTTGTTTTCCGGCCTACAAATATAATCCAAAAAGATATGATTGTTAGAAAGATAAAACTGACATACATACGcacacacaaacatatatatatatatatatatacacacacacacatataaagtGTCTTAtgtgaaaaaagaaatgaagcaTCTTTAGTagtatgtttattaatttatttgaattaagcaatttatatatttttactgtGGTTATGACAAATTTGAAAGGAAAGCAGAGTTTTTTTATTGACTGCATTTCATCattattatactatttttatatcttttatctTCTTAAGAAGGAATTTATAAATCTTTActctttttctctcattttctctcATTCACTTAGAGAGATGTAGTTAATGATTGTTGAATAGAAAGAAACCTGAAATCCTTCGAATCCAACCCGCATAGATTAGAGGCTTCTGTCAACGCAGCCTTCCACTGGTGCATCTTCTCCATTCTATCTTTGAAACGTTCTTCAAGTTCAGCAAATGAAGCTCCATAGCTCCCTCTCTGTTTTCGTACAACCGATGGATCTACGCCGTAGAAGATTGGCATAACAATCTGCCCTCTTGTTTTCTTGCATTCAAGTATATGCAcaagttcatccaaacaccatgtgGACGAAGAATAGTTTTCCGAGAAAATGATTACCGAAATCTTAGATTCTTCGATGGCGTTGCTAAGTGTGGGTGAAATTTCATCCCCTCTCTCAAGCTCGTGATCCATGAAAGTTAAGATCTGCTTTGCTGATAAAGCTGCGTAAAGATAGCTAGCGAATGTATTGCGCGTGTCCTCACCTCTGAAACTGAGAAACACGTCATACTTTTCttcaagagaaagagaggaagaagCCATTTCTCTTGCTATAACCAGCTGCAAAATCCacaagtaaaagaaaaatgtcaATGGGAAAATTAAAGTTTTCTTAGCTAGCTTTTTTGTATATTAACATACACTCAGAGATGACAGATCGAAGACTCTCCTCCTCGGTGAAGATGCACACCGAAAATAGTTATCAGAAAATAGTTACAGTACTTTACTACAAACTAGATcggagaaaaatataattgagcTTAGCTTTCGCAAAGAAGACCAACTTTTGTACTACAGGTTGACACGGTCACGCGGTTCTgattataataaaatgaaaagtggAGCCCAAGGCAGATCAGACGAAAATTATACATTTccactatttatttattcatttatttatttttaaggttaTATGAACATGTAATACCATTGTGATTTGTTGGTTTAAACTTAATGTACAATACAAacgataaaataaattacaaaaccaGACAAAGACCAGTTAATTTGGATAAAAATCTGAGGTTGTTaacgtttttaatttttatatagtttttttaattgtatataatttatttattttttattatttgttaatattagtTAATGATAATACAAAtatgaaggaagaaaaaaaaaaaactaaaaactaatattgtgattgattttgtatttatttatttttagttaataaaGATATCTAACTGTTATTaaccaatataaataataataataataataaaataaataaactacatataatttttaaaaaatcagatACGTTAATAAACAACACCTTAAGTTGACGTTTTATGGTGTCTGTGCCAATTGTTTAATACATAATCAATATCTGCAGTACTCATCAAAAAACTCAGAATCATAATTCCGGGGGCCAAGTCAGGAAAGTAGGTTAAGGCTCAAacgataatttattatttttaaaaaatataatatggcattattttctattaatttaaatatttactaaCACAAAAaagttgttaattttattttacaataaaataccaaatcttttttttttttaaggaaaaaatacCAGAAGCTCCTACAAATATTAAgtacattaaaattttaactataatatttttttggaaactaATATTGAGTAATAAATACatcaatatgaataattataacTAATCACTTCTTGAAAGTTATTACACataacttaatatatatttacaatattatctaataattaaattaattaagtctataatttaaataatgtcttttatcaacaaaaaaggagataatatcttatatttaactaaaagagtttataatataatgtatatagataagttaattctttatttgtttGGGGGGggctaatttttttcttaattatctaaaaa comes from Ziziphus jujuba cultivar Dongzao chromosome 6, ASM3175591v1 and encodes:
- the LOC107424054 gene encoding disease resistance-like protein DSC1; the protein is MASSSLSLEEKYDVFLSFRGEDTRNTFASYLYAALSAKQILTFMDHELERGDEISPTLSNAIEESKISVIIFSENYSSSTWCLDELVHILECKKTRGQIVMPIFYGVDPSVVRKQRGSYGASFAELEERFKDRMEKMHQWKAALTEASNLCGLDSKDFRPENKLVQKIVEDISLKLPKYLSMDEHFKGRFIGIEKHIKKIELLLSIGTKDIRIIGIWGMAGIGKTTLASAIFQRFSYFQFESYCFLWNVREEYLRHGPNHLRKKLLSELLSDESILRMDTPFVASSFIRKKLCRKKVLIVLDDVDSSIKLEALVEGYDHFAPGSRIIITTRNRQVLIKKEADDIYKLEGLNEIESLELFNLHAFGKSSPPKDYEMLLNHVTSYADGNPLALKVLGSFLHSKSTDEWESALNKLKKIPNKDILDVLRISYDGLDDKGVQNLFLDIACLIDQSFTRDDVENMLDVGDSFVKIGLTVLIEKSLIECRKDNELWMHDLLRQVGKTIVCDEHKEPGKRSRLWDVEDVCHVLERNTGTAAVEGISFNMSEIHKDIKLCHATFSEMYNLRILKICSDNIGNKFKLYLPQGLGSYLPDKLTYLQWDLYPLKSLPSNFSPENLVELVLRGSHVRKLWDNHEVKSLPVLRRIDLSYSKFLIQLPDLSQSSDLESINLEGCTSLVQVLSSLQNLEKLTYLNLNGCSKLRDLEDISKRTEGYLDAARLGGVKNLWKDFTYLKSCIQSFTGNLCLYSSQAHISQKFAPNIRYLDLSETAIETVPPSIEYLLGLVKLDLSYCKRLKSFPTSICHLNSLESLDLRGCEKLKTFPEILEPMEHLRKLLLSFSGIKELPESIENLVSLEDLFIDSCKDLEFLPNSLCNLRNLETIGLHFCSKIQKLPSLPPSLHQLQVDNCERLKSLPELPSLCFDLSAIGCTSLENISKWRAPLLHHLADYIVDRYFDDYIDFYGCEKLDQNTHNTMIAHRAIIQILARIKFGRVRPYHSFFYPGDEIPEWFNHQTCGTSINNIMLPPYWNDGDFLALAFCIVFHWNKIDRNATLDTSCKLNFKTIDDGSLYEYHNYTSSHKYNKFSSDHVFIWYVERLSLESSKEMNGLDWPSTCSTEASFHVCPVYPFLGNVNNNESEYGEIKKFGVRFVYKQDMERCDAETERKNKRNFNECCESSGSEAVGSLEVEDDGESHSKKLKLM